The Campylobacter concisus genome segment TATCCTTTATTACTCGCAAGCTCGTAATAAAGTCGTGCGTAATGCAATTTACATTCTATATCTGTTACCTTTGTAGATACCTAAAATTTCCACTAGAATTCTATATCTAAATCTAAACGGAATTATGTATTCCTCAAAAAATAAATCTGATATATCTCTGCGCCCAAAAACTTGGTTCATACGATACCTAAATGGGTCGCTAGGAACGCTTGATATTTTTTCTAAAAGTCCCCTTTGAAATTCTGCTGCCTTTTCTGCGCTTGCCTCTGCAAGAGTAGTCAAAATTTCATTTAGCTGATTATTAAAATTTGTGGTAAAAGTTACTTCTCCCTTTTCGACTTTTATATTCTCTAGGCTCTTACTCAAGT includes the following:
- a CDS encoding type II toxin-antitoxin system RelE/ParE family toxin — translated: MRVTSMHITTTAKHSTINAIETLIRDIDPYASISYYDPRIDITEKDANNLRETLMRVLLGEMDFYSFDEMKSHLSKSLENIKVEKGEVTFTTNFNNQLNEILTTLAEASAEKAAEFQRGLLEKISSVPSDPFRYRMNQVFGRRDISDLFFEEYIIPFRFRYRILVEILGIYKGNRYRM